CCTCAGCCTCGAAGAGCGCTTCGTCGAACTGGCCGGCGGACGCCAGGCAGTGGAGGGCCTCGAGTGGTTGACGACCTTCTCCGACTGAAGTTCGCGCTCCTCGTCTCGGCTCTGCGCCCGGGTTCTCGGCGCGCGCTGCGCAGCCTCGCCGTGGCGGCTCTCGTCGTCATCGTCGCCGGCGGGATGCTCGTGGCCGGCTCGTCCGTCGACGTCACCGACCCCGGGCAGCGCGCCGCACTCGTCATTGCCGCGGGCGCGCTGTCGTTCGGCATCCTCGTCGCCCCGCTCGCGGCGGGTCTCGGGTCGGCCATGGAGCCGCGCCGTTTCGCCGCCTTTCCGATTCCTCCCGGGCGACTCGCCCTGGGCCTCTACGTGGCCGGCTTCGTGGGCGTTCCCGGCCTGCTTGCGATCACGCTGGCGGTCTCCGTCGAGAGCGCGTGGTCCGAGCATCCTGGCCGCGGCGTTGCGGTCGCGGCCGGCGTGATCACGGCGCTCACGATCATCCTGTCGTCGCAGTTGCTGGTGGCGATCGCGGCGCAGCTGGCGGTCTCCGAGCCGGCCGCGCGGGCCGTCACGGGCACAGCTCGCGCTGTCGTTGCCGTCGCCATCGCCAGCGCGGTCCTCGCGGCGGTTGTCGCCGTGCGCGGAGACGACGAGGCGGCACTTGTTCGCTTCGCGACCGTCGTGGGTCGCAGCCCCGGAGGCTTGACCTGGGCGGCCATCGGCGAGCCGGGGGGTGAAGTCGCGTTCCGGTTGAGTGTCGCGGTCGTCGCGCTGCTGGCGCTCGGCGCGCTCTGGTTCGGCGTCGTCAGCCGGCTCATGGTTGCCGCGCAGCGGCAGCGCCCCGCCGACGATCGCCAGATCGATGCGGGGCTCGGCTGGTTCGACATGACGCCGGCGACGCCCGGCGGCGTGATCGCAGCGCGCTCACTGCTCTACTGGACGCGCGACCCGCGCTACCGGGTGGTGCTGCTTGGCCTCCCGCTGGCACCGCCGCTCATCATGGTCGCGCTCCTGATCGCCGGTATTCCGCTGCCGCTGCTGTGGCTGATTCCGCTGCCGTTCCTCGCGCTCTTCCTCGGCTGGTTCAGTCACAACGACGCCGCATACGATCACACCGCGATTTGGATGCACGTCTCCGCGCCCCTGCGCGGTGCCGCCGACCGTTGGGGTCGCCTCGTGCCGCCTCTCGTGCTCGGCGTCCCGCTCGTACTGATCACCGCGCCGCTCTTCGCGCTCTGGTCAGGCATCGACAACGGCTTCGAAGCCCTTGCGGGCATCAGCCTCGGCCTGTTGTTCACCGGCCTCGGAGTGTCGAGCGTCGTCTCGGCGCTCGCCCCCTACCCGGCAGCGCGCCCCGGTGCCGGCCCGTTCGATCAGCCGCCGCTCACCGGTTCGCGCTCGTTCTGGGCGCAGGCGGGGTCGCTGATCGCCACCCTCGGATTCATGTCACCAGCACTCACGGTCGCCTGGTGGGGCCTCATCGCGGATGCTCGCTGGCTGCCCATCGCGGGCCTCGCGGGCATAGCAACCGGCCTCGTCATGCTCGGCCTCGGCGTGCTCGTTGGGGGACAGGTGTTCAAGCGCCGCGCACCCGACCTGCTGTCTCTCGCCCAGCGCACCTAAGCCCGCGCGTAGAATCGTGCCCATGGCTACGACCGACGATGCAGGGCAGGGTGGCGGCGTCGACGTGCTCGACCGCGAGCTCGAGAAGCTCCTCGAGGGTGAACAGCTCGAAGACGGCGACCACGAGCGGTTCTCGCACTATGTGCCGAAGGACAAGATCCTCGAGTCGGCCCTGACGGGTAAGCCCGTTCGCGCCCTGTGCGGCAAGAAGTGGATTCCGGGGCGTGACCCCGAGAAGTTTCCGGTCTGCCCCGACTGCAAGAAGATCTACGAACGCATGAAGGCCTAGCCGCCAGCGGTTACCGCTGCCGCTTGCCGGCTTCGTCCACTGCGGCTTGCCCGGCGCACCTGCATTCCTCGCGGGCGCTGAATGTGCGGTTGTGGCTGTCTCCTCCCCAGGCATCGCGCCACGACTGCATACTCGAGAAACGCCCCGCCGCTGCTCTGGCCCATTCCCGAAGCGGCACAGTCGCGTCATGCCCGCACGACCACAACCATTGCCCACGCAGCTCGAGAGTGGTC
The sequence above is a segment of the Microcella alkaliphila genome. Coding sequences within it:
- a CDS encoding DUF3039 domain-containing protein produces the protein MATTDDAGQGGGVDVLDRELEKLLEGEQLEDGDHERFSHYVPKDKILESALTGKPVRALCGKKWIPGRDPEKFPVCPDCKKIYERMKA